TTATTTGCAATGAAATTTTCAACTTCATATGATATTTTGTTTTTATTTTTCATGATGGGATTTTTTACTGCAGGCAAATCCATCCTGTCTCTATATCCTGCATGTCGTCCTGATCTCCGACTCCTGTTGCGTACCGCCACACCACCTTTGCATCGGATGAGACTGTGTTTTTTATCTGAATCAGCGATTCTATCTCCGATGCGAGATTCTGATCCGCAGTCTTGTACTGCTGGCAGAACTTGCACTTTGCGTCAAGCGTTATCGGAGAGTCGTCTATTACCGGGTATGCCTTGCACGCAAGCGGCCTGTCCTGGTAAATTCTGCATGTGAATCCGCCGTGTGGGGATCTCTTGTCTGATGCCGTGTCCAAGAACGGGCACGTGTTACCGTTCTTCTCAATTCCCATCATCTGGTATGCGATTATCTCTGTCGGGTCTGAATCCGTCTTGTTTGACGTTCCGACTCGTGGCAGAATTGTCACATCTATTTTGTGCGTCTTGGCAAGCCCCTCAATTCGCTCCTTTTCCTGCGGCAGGATGAGCACTCCTATCTTGCCGAACCTTTTTGATGGATAGTACTCCCTTTCTATGCAGCATTGCGAGCAGTCCTTGATGCAATTAAACTCCATGACTATTCAGTACCGTCGGAAAATAAAACTAGTTGCCCCTAAGCTCGGGTGAGTCAAGGACGCTCACAAATACGTCGTATGGCTGCGCGCCTGGCACCTTGACAATCTTGTTGTTCTCTCCAATCACAAAGAATGCAGGCGTCCCTGTAAGTCCTAGGCGCTTTGCGTCGTTTGTGCTTGCCTGTATTATTGCGTTGTATTTCTGGCTGGTCATGCATTCTGTAAATGCAGTAATGTCGAGTCCCACCTCTTGCGCAAACTTGTACTGGTTCTCCTCTGAGGCCCATCCGTTATTCTCGCCGTTCCAGTGACCGTACAGTGTGTCGTGGTACTCCCAGAACTTGCCCTGCTCATTCGCACAGTGTGCCGCATGGGCTGCGACAACAGAGTCCTCGCCTATTATGACATAGTCCTTGAAGATCATTTTTGCCTTGCCTGTCTGGATATAGTTTTCATGAATCAAACTTTCAGTGTCATGGAAAAACCTGTTACAGTAAAAACACTGATAGTCGCCAAACTCTATTATTGTAATTGGCGCGTTTGCATCCCCTAGAATAGGAGAGCCGTTGTCGTACAACACTGAAAGATCAACCGTATCTTGCACTCCTTCCTGCGCAGCTATCTGGGCGTTTTCCGCCTCTGACGGTTGGATGTCGTCTGCCTTGAAGACGGCATCTGGAGCAACTCCGTTTAGGGCATACAGTACTCCTATTATTGCAGCTGCGGAGATTGCAGCGCCTATTCCAAGCGATGGTCCGTGAATTGCCAATGCTTGTACCAAAATCTGGGCGCATTTAGTTCTTTACCATGTTGTGCGGGTGGATCGAACAAAGCCAGATTAATCTAAACTGGAACTGATCTGGATTCATTGTCAGATAACCTGTGGCTTTTGACCGTCGTGGCGGCGCTGTCATCACTTCTGATACTTGCGTTTTTCACCCTGTCTCCAATACTTGATGATAGCGGAACCGTGGAGAGGACGAGAACCGGCATCGATAAGGCGGTACAGCGATTTGACGAATTAAAGGAAACGCCGATAACCAAAAAGCAAGATCCGTCTGCGCCTGACACTTAGTAGAATCTAAATAAATCCCGTACATTGGGAGAAAACATGAAGAAGGTCTTCATTAACGGCTATGGCTCAATAGGCAGCCGGCTTGCGCAGTTTATCAAAGATGACCCAGAAATTACGCTGATCGGAGTGGGTAAATACTCGCCGGATGAAAAGGTCGCAGACGCAATCTCTCGCGGCTTTGATGTATATGTGCCGGAAAAAAAGATTGACGCCTTTAAAAATTACAATGTAAAGGGAACCATCGAGTCTGCAGTATCTGACTGCGACTTGGTGGTGGATGCAGCCCCGGGAGGCAGCGGGTACACAAACAAAGTCACACTATACGAGCCAAAAAACGTCCTTGCAATATATCAGGGAGGCGAGTCCGTGTTCGGAGAGCACCGCGTCTCTGACCTGCTGTTCAACTCGCGTGTAAACTATTCTGAGGCCTTTGGAAAAAGGCACGTCATGCAGGGAAGCTGCAACGTCACCGGCATGGGACGCATACTGCAGCCACTGCGCGAAAAATACGGCTCACAGATAATTCGATTTGACGGAATCCTGGTGCGCAGGTGGGCAGACCTTGAGCAGACAGAAAAACAGGTGGTAGACACAATAGAGTGGACCCCCAACCCGCATCATGGCGACGACGTAAAGCACTATCTTGGAGAAAAGACGCCGTTGTTCCTGCAGGTGATCAAGGTACCTACCAGGCAGATGCACCTTCACATGATGAACGTGCGATTCAAGGATGCGACGCCAAGGCCGTCTGAAATACTCGACCTGTTCAAGGACGAGTACGGTGTTGCCACGCTGTGGACTGCAAAGGGAACAAAGCAGATTCGCGATGCCGCAGAATCAATGAAGTTCAGCTTCAAGGACACCAACATGATACACATACACGCAAACATGCTAGAGTGCATAGGAGACACAGTAAAGATGGTGTACTCTGACGACCAGACCGGAATCGTCATTCCTGAAAACCACATGCTGATGCAAGCAATGCTCTTCCAAAAGTCATACGGGGATGCGTTCAAACACACGGAAAAGCTGTTCCACATGGGAGAGAAGAAAAAGTCGCTTGAAGCGATGTTTGCCCAAAAATAACTTAGGTCTTACGCTCTCGCTCTATCTCCACAAAGATGTGCTCCCGGTTCGTGTACGGGATGACCTTCATTATCTTCTGTTCAATCAAATCCGTAATGGTCTCGATTTTGTCCGTGTCTAGGTTGTCCACTAGGTTGACTTGGACTCCAACTAGGATGTCTTCTGGACCCATGTGCATGGTCCTCATGGAGATTATCTTGTTCACCTCGGCAATCTCTTTGATTGATCTGACTATCCTCTTGTACTCCTTTGGCGTTATGGATTCGCCTATGAGCAGTCCTCGGTTTTCCTTTGCCAAAAAGAATGCAAAGAACATCAAAAGGCTGCCAATTAGGAGCGAGCTTATCGAGTCGTAGATGTAGTTCCCAGTCCAGTCTGAGAGGAATATTCCTGTTGCAGCAATTGCTATTCCTAGGAGGGCTGCCGAGTCCTCGACTACTACTGTCAAAATCACGGTGTCCTTGCTTTCCTTAAAATGAGCAATCATGGACTTGGCTGTGACCTTTTCGCCCTTGTCCCGGATGTCTCGCGTGAATTGTTTTAGTGCTATTCTGAGCGCATTGCCCTCAAATCCAAACGCAATTGCCAGTACTATGTAGCTTATCTCGACGTTTTCGATTCTGTGGTTTCCCTCAGTCAGCGACGAGACGCCCTGCTCTAGCGAGAGTATGCCTGATATGCCAAAAAGCATCGTGGCAACTATGAACGACCAGAAGAACAGCTCCCTTCCGTACCCGAACTGGTGGCGGTAGCTTGCGGCCTTTGTACTGGTCTTCATTCCAAACAGCAGGAGAACTTGGTTGAACGTGTCTGATGCAGAGTGGTATGCCTCTGCCCACATCGAAGCACTGCCACTAAATACGGCTGCAATGAATTTCGTAATGGCTATTCCTAAATTTCCAAGTAGTGCAGCGTAGACTGCCTTTTTAGATCCTATGCCCAATTAACGGATACTTTTCGGGCGCATGGGTAATAAATCAATGTAGAAAATGTTTATCTGCAGCAGCTAAATTTGCTCATCCTCTTGGTGGAATCGCAAACCTGTTCTGAGGGTTGTTGTGGTAGTCCACCGGCAGACTAGAGTCTTTCTGCCTTCCCGTGAGTATTCCTACAACCACGTCGTCCCTTTTGATGATCTCTTTTTCGACAAGCTTTTTGATTCCTGCCGGCGACGCACCTGATGCCATCTCGCAGTCAAATCCGTTGAGGCCGACTATTGACATGCCGTCAAGCATCTCGGAATCTGACACCTTTTCCACTATTCCATTTGTGTACTCTAGTGCCCTCAGCCCCTTGAGTATGTTTGCCGGCCTGCCTATCTGTATGGCAGTGGCCTTTGTCTTTGGCCGGATTCCCTTTTCGTCCAGGTGTGCATAGTATCTTTTTATGAGTTCGGTGTCCGGCTTGCCCTTGTTCCAGCGAAGCTTTGCACCCTCGAACTCGCCATTGTACAAGTCGTATAGAGTACTTGCACCCTCAGAGTTGATTACTGCGATTCTTGGCACCTTTTTGATCCAGCCCCATTCGTACAGCTCCATGAGTGCCTTTCCACAACTGGATATGTTGCCAAGCGCGCCTCCCGGATATACTATCCAGTCCGGCGGATTCCAGTTGAGGTATTCTATTGCCCTGTATGGGATTGTCTTTTGCCCCTCTATCCTAAACGGGTTCACCGAGTTTACGGTGTATCCGTCATGATTTTTTGCATCATCAAGCGACTTTGCCAGTGCGTCATCAAAGTTTCCCTGCACCTGTACTATCTGCGCCCCGAACTGATACGCCTGCGACAGCTTTCCTGGTGCAATCTGTCCTGCCGGGATGTACACGTCGCATTCCATGTTCTCGTTTGCTGCATACATTGCGGCAGCAGCAGACGTGTTTCCGGTGGATGCGCAGATTACCTTTTTTGCAGAGATGAGCTTTGCATGTGTCACTGCAGTCGACATGCCGTTGTCCTTGAATGAGCCACTCGGGTTATACCCTTCTGGCTGCAACCACAGATTATCATGATTAATTCCGATAAATTCTGCCACCTTTGACATCTGGTACGGCTTTGACTGCCTTCCCTCTGCGCCGTCAAGCGAGACTAGATACTTTGAGCACTCGTCCCTGTCCGCGGTGTCTATCTGGCAAAAATTGAGAAGCTCTCGAAAACGCCACACGCCGCTCTCGTTGAAGATGTTTCCCTGTGGGTTGCGCCTTGTGTAGAAAAGCTCCTTTAGCTCAGGGGATGGCGTTTTCTTGTATTTTACGTCCAAAAGGTGACCCCGTTCGCACTCGATGTTCCTTGACTTTATTGGGTATTCTAATCCACAAGTGGGGTCTATGCACTTTAGAAACGCGTTGTCGTTCAATCTATTCTCAAAATGAAGTTCACTAGTTTAAATTTGAACCGCTGTTGATCTTTTGACCCAAGCTTTTTGAATGGTGACGCCAAAATCAAAGGAAATGACAACTTATGGCGAGTACCTGAGGGGAGTGCTCGAGCAAATAGATGACTCTTACACCGTTTTGCAGAATCTCAAGGACCGGCCGGGGGATCTTGAGATAATCAAAAAAGAACTTGCAAAGATAACCGGGCTTTTGCAGGCACTTGCCTCCAAGTTCCAGACAAACAAGCAGGATCTTTCAGAATATGCCTACATAGTGCCGTCCATGAGATACTTTCTTGACAATTACGACTTTTTCAGGGAGGTGGAGATGATCTCGCTTTTGTACTCAGAAGACCCAAACCGGCTCAAGAATCTCCGACTGGTAATCCTGGATACACTCGACGAGAAAAATCTAATAGGGCACATCAAGTCCATCCTAAGACATAATGACTGATGACAAAAAGCAGAAAAAATGCATCATCTGCGGTTGCATGGACCACAAGATATTTGGCTGCTCAAATCACTGGTCGAAAAACTGCAGCTGCCACAAGTGATTATTCGGGCTTGCATACTATGCATGCCGCCGTCTTGAACGATTTTTGTGCAAGCGAGATCGTGGCAAACCAGTGGAACGCGTTTCCGGCCTTTGTAAATTCGTCACTCATGCTGACGCAGTTGGCCTGATGAATTGTCATGTTCGACTCGTTTGTTATCACGATAAAGCCAAAGCCGCTCTGCGTTATTGCCTTGAACTCCTCGACACTTTCGATCTTCGTCATTATGGTACGGATCCGGGGTGCAGACTATTTTAATGGGATTTCTTTGCACCCGAACGAACATGGAAGTTGATACAGCACTTGCACTCTTTTTCGATGCACTCCTTTTCGTCATAGTGGCCGCATATTCCGCACTCACAATGTGTCTGCATAATAGACATAGCTTGATTCTACAATATAACTAAAACTGCCTATTTTTTGCTGATCTGATGCTCAAATGATATTATTTTTTTGACCTGCTTTTTGGCTTGGGTTCGGGCTTTGTCTCTTTTTTCGGCTTTACAGTCTTGCCTGCAAGCTCTTCTTTCATCTCTTCTTCCTTTTTGTCCACCGTCTTGATTATCTCTTGGATGAATCCGTCCAAATCGTCGTCCTCGACTGGTGGCTCTGCTTGCGCCGCAATCTCGTTTATGGCAGTGGATATCTCGGAGCTGACCTGCTCAAAGCTTTCTGGATCCTCGTAGGCCGCACTGTATAGTGACTTTAGGTTGTTTACCTGGTTTACAAGCTGGTCTGTCAATGTCAGATGGTAGTCCGTGCCGTTTATCGTGATCTCGCGAGTCAGCATGATCTGGTGTTTTGAGTATACTTTCTTATAGTTTTCTTTTCAAGTTGCCCAAAGCGTGCAGTTTTTACTAGAATGTGATATATTCCAGCGCCGTTGCGTCGCTAATCAGCGAGTGGTGTTTTGTGTTTACCACGTAGCCGTTCTTGATGTCGTTTACTGACACCCACCTGTTCGTGGACGTGTAGTGGCTTCGCTCGCGCAGTTCTGTCTCAATTGCCCCTATGTCGAACTCGCCCTCTTCAATTTGCTGCGTTCCTAGGTGCTTTATCGTGATGAGGATCTTGTTTACTTTGACCCTGTCGCCGAACTTCCACTGCGTTGGCGGGTGTTCGTCGGATACCTCTAGTATCTTTATCTTCATCTCCTTGTTGCCAAACACGTTGCGGCTGACAAGCATTCTCTCGTCTACAAACTCTTCGAAGCTCATGATACCAATTACGTCGTTTGATAATTAAAGAGTTGTTGTGGTTTTCACTCGTCGGCACTAGGGGCAGTTCTTGCGTGCCTGGTGCTAAACGGCATGGCATAGTCCTCAAAGTCTGCCTTTTGACGCTTTCCGTCGGCTAGAAGGTACGTGGTTCCGTCGTAGTTGCACGCAAAGTCTATCGGCTGACGCTTTGTGTCCCAGACCTTGTAGTATTCGCGCAGCTCGCGTTTTTCGTACTGGCCAAGACCTATTCTCTTCTTTGAGAGGAACTTGAATGCAAAGATCACCCTTCTTGTCCCGTACAATTCGAACGTGTTGACCCACTTGAGGCATCGCTGCACCTGATCAAACGGCACCACCAGCGAGTTTGTTGTCCCTGACTTTGCCTCGATTGTAAATATGGTGCTGTTTTTGGTACTTACTGCCAAAATGTCTGGCAGCGCCACGCTTGGCGAGCCAAGCCTGAACGCCTTCCATCCGTCGAGGCAGTTGAACCTTTTGACGAGTGTGTCCTCCCAGTGGTATCCGCGCTGTCTTCTGGTGCGCGCTATCTTTACGTTGTCTTTTCTTGGGGCCTGCTCGATCTCTGCTATGGCAACTGCCGGTTTCCTTGCCTGTCTCACAAGATGTCGTACGAGTCTCTGCTTATAGAACGCGAGGTTATTGTATTATCAGATGGTGGATTGCGGGAGTTGACCCAGTCACTCGATCTCAAGTGTGAACCTAGGTGCCCTGTCAAATGTGCATTTTGTCACCTTGACCCTTTGCCCTGGTTTTGCATTCTGGCCATTGGATATAGTGCCAATTACGCGCACCACTCCCTCAAATTCTGCAATTCCAAACACCTTGCCGTCCTTAGATGATGCCTCGACAAGTGTCCCGTGTTCCATGATTGGCCTCCATGACAAGTCTCCAAAACATGTGCTGCAAAACTCGCCAGGGGGCCAGGATATCCTGCGGCATTTCTGGCACTCACCTACTACAAATCTTCCATTTCTCAGCTCGGACTCAAAGACGTTCATGATTTTAGCACCAAAACAGTCGAGGATGTCGCAGCAGCAGACATGTTCTGCACAAGGCCGGTACTTGCGCCCGGGATCTGCCTGCTTCCGGCATTATCTTGGAGGTGCCTTGCTATCTCAGCTACCTGTGCTACGCCTGTTGCTCCAAGCGGGTGACCTGCGCCAATCAGTCCGCCCCTTGGGTTTATCATTTTATTTTCAGTGTTGTACAGGTCTGATACGTATTTTGAGGCGGTCCCTTTTTTTGCAATCCCTATGTCCTCTAGCACCATCAACTCGCAGACGGAAAATGCGTCGTGAATCTCTGCCACATCTATTTGCGACGGCGTGATGCCTGCCATGGAAAGCGCCTGTAATGCTGCATCCTGCGTGGACTCTAGCGTGGTGAGGCTGTTTTTGGCAAAGCTTGCAGATGTTGTCCTCTGGCCTATTCCTGAAATCCATACTGGGGAGTCGGTGAACCTTTTTGCGGCAGACTCTGACGCAAGCAGTACTGCAGCCCCTCCTGTACACGGCCTTGAGCAATCAAGCAGCCTGAGATCGTCTGTGAGTCTTTTGGAGTTCATAATCTCGTCTACTGTGTATTTTTTCGGACTGTATGCATCTGGATTGTCCTGCGCGTTTCTGTGGTTTTTTGCAGAAACGTATGCAAGATCCTCATCCGTTGTCCCAAACATGCGCTTGTGCGCCTTTGTGAACATGGATGCCCAAAATACCGGGTGTGTGTACTCTCCGCGCGTCATGTCCCACTCAAGCACCTGCCCCGGACTGTCGAATCTCTCGGCGCCTATTACCAAAGCGACGTCTGCAAGACCTGACGCAATGTGCGAATATGCAGACACCAGCGAGTTTGTCCCGGAATTGCAGAGGCTTTCGATACTGTGGGATATTTTAGGTGAGATTCCAGCAAGCTCGGAGACGATTGCCGCAAGATATTTTTTGTTCTCGTTGGTTGAGACCAATACGGCATCAACGTCTTTTTGCCCAAGGTTTGGCGTGCTCTGAAACAGACGCACTGCAGCAGAAAGCAGAACGCTCTCCACTGGAATATCATCTAGGGAAAACTTTGTAGTGGAATATCCTGCAACTGCTACCTTCAATTTGCATCACTGAACGTCTTTGTGAGAAGATCAAACGATTCGCCAACATCGCCTACAGGGTTGAACTGAATTATTGGGTGAGTAACGCCTGCCTCGTAGATGTGCCTCAGCTGCCTCTTGCAGTCGTCCGGGCTGCCGCATATTGTAAGCGATTCTAGCATCTTTTCTGTAACTAGGGAATGGTTTGATTTGAGGCCGGACCTTTGGTATTCCTCGTAAATCGCCTCCGTCTCACCCCTAAATCCGTTCTCTGCAAGGAACTTTCTGTAAATCTCGCCAACCGATATGTAGAACGCCAGCGTCTTTTTTGCCCGCTCCATCGCAGTCTGTGCATCCTCTGCGACACTTGTGATGAACTGGCACGCAACGTCGATTCTTCTTTTTGACTGCATCATTGAGATTGTCTTGGCCATCTCTGAGAGCGGCCTCAGATAGAATATGACTCCGTCTGCAGTCTCCCACGTGAGGTCGACCATCTTTTTGTTGATTGCCGCAATGTATATTGGAATGTCCTGCCTTGGGGGTTTTACCAAAAGAGTAAAGCCGTCAAGCGAGAATATCTTGCCAGAGTAATTGATCTTTTTGCCGGACAGCGCAAGCCTGATTATCTCGACATACTCCCGCATCCGCGTAAGCGGCCTCTCAAATTTGTATCCGTGAAGGCCCTCGACTATCGGCACGCTGCTTGTGCCAAGCCCAAGAATAAGCCTCTTGTTTGATATGGTATCTACTGTGGCAGCGCCCATTGCAATCAGGGCGGGGCTGCGCGAGTAGATGTTGATAATTGATGAGCCTATCTTGGATTCGGTCCTCTGCGACACTGCGCCAAGCATTGCGAAATTTTCCATCCCCCATGTTTCTGGGATCCAGATTGCCTCTGGTCTAAACCTTGACGCCTTTTTGGCGCATGACAAAAGATCCTCAACGGACAAAAGCGAGCCCAGGCTATACGACAGCTTCATCTTATCCCTGCTTGACAAACTTTTCATAATTTTTCATCTTCATTGTCTTTGAGCATTCCTCGATGTCTTTGTGAGAGTCGATGGAGCACCAAAAATCGTCTGAAAATTTTATTCCAAACAATCTCCCGCCTGCTGCGTATTTTAGGAATGCCGTGTCCTCGATTGCCCCCTTTGATGGCAGGCCTCCTACTATGTCTTTTTGAAGATGGTATATGCCTGAGTTCATCCACACTGCGCGGATCGGCTTTTTCTCCTTGAATCTGGTTATTTTGTCGCCGTCCAGATCAACTGTGCCAAACCTGGTGCGCAGCTCCACGAGTGCGATGCAGTTTGGTTTTTTGTATAGTTTTCTTATGTCTATTGTGGAAAGTATGTCTCCGTTTATCACAAGGAACGATTTTTCGCGCAAGAGTTTTGCCGCCTTTTTTATTGCACCTCCGGTGCCGAGCGGTGCGCGCTCTATGGAATACTGAATCTTTACGCCGAGGTTTTTTCGATGTTCTAGGTAATTGCGAATCTGCTCCGATTTGTATCCTGAGCATATGATGACGTTGTTTACGCCGAATTTTTTGAGATATCTTATCTGCCACTCTATTATCGGGATGTTGTTGATTGGGATGAGCGGCTTTGGCACATAGTCGGTGATTGGCTTGAGTCTGCTTCCTATTCCTCCTGCCAGGATGACTGCTTGCACAAACTTTCGACTGGTTTTAGGCTTTAAAATCTAGCGGCTGCTAGAAAATCTGCAACGTGATGCGGCCAAAGTAGTATCCTGCAACGGTGAGTGCGATGCTCCACACACACGAGCCGCAGAACGTGTATGTGACAAACTTGACAGGCTTCATCTTTAGCAGTCCTGCCGGAATCGATATCATCTCTCGAACCACGGGAGCCATCCTCCCAAAGAACACCGCCTTGTCACCATGTTTTTCAAACCATCTCTCTATCTTTGCCAGGCGCTCATCTGATATCCTGGCATACTTGAGGTACCTTAGGAGCGCAATGCGCCCAAGCTTCATAGATATTACATAAATGACTGTGGACCCAATTGTGGCCCCTGCCCCTCCGGCAATGCCAAGCCCTATTACCTCAAGGATTCCCATGTTGTTTTGCGATGCCACGTATCCTGCAAACGGAAATACTGCCGCAGTCGGAATTGGGGGAAACACAGTCTCTATCATGCCTGCTACAAACACACCAAGATACAGATAGTCTGAGACGAGCGCCGATATCCACTGGATGAACGTCTGGATTTCTAGCAATTCTTTGGCTCAGTCAGGTAGTAATGAAGTTCGGTGTAACACTCAACACAATATGGTTGGTCGTCAGTATGGGTGCAATCATACGTCTTGTTCGCATCTTTGCTGCATTTTGCGCAGGTTGTCATTTATTTTCTGATTTTTAATGCGCCAAGAGCTATTTGAAATGCTCCGACTGCAAACAGCGGCCCTGCCTCAGACAGTGGGTTTCTTGCTGCCGCATCTGCCGTTGGGGCCATGGACAGAAACGCCGCACCACCGACCAGTATGAGTATGCCAGATGCAATCAACATTGCACCCAGCACCTTTGACGGCTCTTTGCGTGATATGAAAAATCCGATTATTGGCAGAATCATCGCCGGAGCGCCTAGTCCCATCCCTCGTATCTTGTGATCAAACGGGATGAATCCCTGCTCTGATGCCTTTGAGACTGCGACGTCTGCGCCGTAAATGACAAGTAATGCTATTGAGATTCCAGTTATGACTAGTGCTGCCTTTAACGCCATGAATCGAGCTGGGCCTGTTTAATTAATAAATCGTACTGGTTGGAATTTTTCCACAAAAAGCGGCGTATTGACAAAATTTTTCAACTGGTGGCATAATTATCTGATTTTTTTATGCCTCAATGCGGTTCGACCTATGTTTAATAATGGTGATGACCAACAATGATTGAACATTTTGGCAGATGATGTATTACGTGAAGTAGTCATCGACGAGGAGGAAAAAAAGCAGAGGGCACTGGAGGTGTTCTCTGACAACTATACCCGGGCAATTCTCTCAATACTGATGGAAAACCCAAAATCCGCACTACAGATCTCAACTGAGACAAAGATTCCGCCTACCACCGTATACCGAAAGGTTGGACATCTGCTTGAGCACAACCTGATTCGGATCTCAGGCCAGATTGCGGAGAACGGGAAAAAGAACTTTCTCTACAAGAGCAAAATCAAGTCGTTCCACATCACGTTCACAAAGGACAAGTTTACGATTCTTGCAAACACCAACGGCAGCTGCAAGTTCTGCCTGCATTAGCTCAAAAATTCTTCGGCAGCCTGATGATGAACGTAGTCGGGTCGTTCTTCGCAGTGATGCTTCCGCCGTGCTGCTCGACTATCTTTTTGCAGATTGAAAGCCCAAGGCCGGTTCCAGTTTGCTTTGTGGTGAACAGTGGATCGAATATGTTGGACATTATCTCGTCTGGGATGCCAGGTCCAGTATCTTCAACTGCGACCATGAGGTTTGCGCCGTTGTCCATTATTCTGACGTTGATTGTACCATTGTCGCCCATTGCTTGAGCCGCATTGACGAACAAGTTTGTGAACACCGCCTCGATTTTTCTTGCATCAACGTTTGCCTTGACATCTATCTTT
Above is a window of Candidatus Nitrosotenuis cloacae DNA encoding:
- a CDS encoding winged helix-turn-helix domain-containing protein; its protein translation is MADDVLREVVIDEEEKKQRALEVFSDNYTRAILSILMENPKSALQISTETKIPPTTVYRKVGHLLEHNLIRISGQIAENGKKNFLYKSKIKSFHITFTKDKFTILANTNGSCKFCLH
- a CDS encoding DedA family protein; amino-acid sequence: MLEIQTFIQWISALVSDYLYLGVFVAGMIETVFPPIPTAAVFPFAGYVASQNNMGILEVIGLGIAGGAGATIGSTVIYVISMKLGRIALLRYLKYARISDERLAKIERWFEKHGDKAVFFGRMAPVVREMISIPAGLLKMKPVKFVTYTFCGSCVWSIALTVAGYYFGRITLQIF